From one Pecten maximus chromosome 8, xPecMax1.1, whole genome shotgun sequence genomic stretch:
- the LOC117333712 gene encoding uncharacterized protein LOC117333712, translating to MVEYENISMSWLAGDLVIGSSTPVCTTGSVLPNSDVSGIFAKVETIERFQRQVELHVTRAEALELIEEAEIHVSVNTDVRPAIRTREKRHMSNVLKTVLSDIDWNNTMDTMIPFNKDNNTIHLTKLSSNPQPILNVSGGDEDLSLTDETDFLFTCSNCGGKTKLKYRLRVKIDKVNNNPVIKVFTTEVEGEFSGQYNFHASGKTNMTLSYDGPLWDTEPTIYLKVPIATFSRLPAVEVIVKANTEAFLAVNMTTLKPFQIAHNLTTEGTFLYTDEVKDGESTGAMSFPDWTTLGTTSVLETNEMFSFHAIITHKIHLKPYIGWSLRDITMDFGAPYEIQLSQHLETDSNVEDTTYCTSSVSEITGSWKHTANRLDVVAFDINIWNVLLENEQKANTSICKAEIARTCRANCKDPVINKFSGLTMESVCGDPEVPIYRHSSNFDSLKELFGNLITFPDSDSHADWCGQPGVSCTRCDEKGSSICANRLLSAQMAATTTRLAKFVKSEWPDRSLILKEGWSEPTSRYPNGKYGDSSLYYEGRAAKVGVSTQTNSSDQSFMIDERSDVVYRLLELTSCAGFTFYEMTSDTDKSIISTCLKKPAARKRRKRREASREELDDAEKQQFLDKLTNLVLKSTPTPPSHFNTNSAYPKDVTAIDILSPVDEPFSVDNNAQMKRMMQYPPLDVTFEPEGPADSSCGTTTRRCKDCATYDEVEDPWDWCLTRTMTPRMALRLRRLSILSKIQLAVIVPHERDDADVVIYRNVGRALRLKSTIPTVSQTYLANLAISAGFDYICLSGTSGVDVFVRDQAGYMATLEVYPRVSMLHVNPATPELNDYTPIYVKAVSAETIPGIIDGINEKLHLSDNYMVSDFKPLGKRYFRMDVRLLECIEEVTSDLNGKLHILASYKTYSMNDENIEERHEEEKIFYTRGQALQISGYEVNDVTYFDLAAIASSLIKRCVPALSLKQMALGIGCHAKFVYVDVREKKADVSVNFWNVDNEQLYKVVKDLVEIHEKGGVLVQSKNTGTKCAEHPLGKDAFYIKYGDSDCNPAGYYANFCADTKSLRKDLSSSLASHLWSGAQGLSKPELNRQTNDCLVNNCGGCIGKGDVWNRKLRACHGLLKMIVDATASPFPNMKDNAAFFNTENHDSKIHSLACHDHSVCVENLPLFSNFITTVNEKYRPFDDKNIEEMLFGPGDNPSPVLDMLEQEMAYRVKGHIRVYIETIDDLSALEQVLKILMVYNKNVTDVSIEITDETLRDFTSSRVQKKLDKWSSSVCPYLSRQVIAPYTISLIPEVRTRRSIELSKNRNKRKAQMRNWELEWASNISL from the exons ATGGTTGAGTATGAAAACATCAGTATGTCCTGGCTTGCTGGTGACCTTGTCATAGGAAGTTCCACGCCAGTATGTACGACCGGAAGTGTCCTGCCGAATTCTGACGTCAGTGGTATCTTCGCTAAGGTAGAAACAATAGAACGATTTCAACGACAGGTGGAGCTACATGTTACACGAGCAGA GGCTTTGGAGCTGATTGAGGAGgcagaaatacatgtatctgtcaACACTGATGTCCGCCCAGCTATTAGGACACGAGAAAAACGGCACATGTCAAATGTCCTGAAGACTGTACTGAGCGACATTGACTGGAACAACACCATGGATACGATGATTCCCTTCAACAAGGACAACAACACAATACATTTGACTAAACTATCCAGCAACCCGCAGCCTATCCTAAACGTTAGTGGAGGTGATGAGGATCTGAGTTTGACTGACGAGACTGACTTCCTGTTCACTTGTTCTAACTGTGGTGGAAAAACGAAACTGAAATATAGATT GCGAGTAAAAATCGACAAAGTCAATAATAACCCAGTTATAAAGGTGTTCACAACAGAG GTTGAAGGGGAGTTCAGTGGCCAATACAACTTCCATGCGTCAGGCAAAACCAACATGACTTTGAGCTACGACGGGCCTCTATGGGATACAGAGCCCACCATCTACCTTAAGGTGCCCATAGCAACATTTTCCCGACTTCCGGCTGTAGAGGTTATCGTTAAAGCCAATACTGAGGCTTTCCTTGCTGTAAACATGACAACGTTAAAGCCGTTCCAAATCGCCCATAATTTAACAACCGAGGGGACGTTTTTATACA CTGATGAAGTAAAAGATGGCGAGTCCACAGGCGCCATGTCGTTTCCTGATTGGACAACACTGGGTACAACTTCAGTATTGGAAACTAACGAGATGTTCAGCTTCCACGCGATAATCACACACAAG ATTCACCTGAAACCATATATCGGATGGTCTCTAAGAGATATTACGATGGATTTTGGCGCTCCATATGAAATACA ACTGAGTCAACACTTAGAGACTGACTCGAATGTGGAAGATACAACCTACTGTACGAGCAGTGTGTCCGAGATAACTGGCTCATGGAAACACACAGCAAACAGACTTGACGTGGTAGCGTTCGACATCAACATTTG GAATGTTCTTTTGGAAAACGAACAGAAAGCTAACACGTCGATATGTAAAGCAGAGATAGCAAGGACATGTAGAGCCAACTGCAAGGATCCTGTTATTAATAAATTTAGTGGATTGACTATGGAAAGTGTATGTGGTGACCCTGAGGTGCCGATTTACAGGCACAGCAGTAACTTTGACAG TCTTAAAGAGCTATTTGGAAACCTTATAACCTTTCCGGACTCAGACTCACATGCTGACTGGTGTGGACAGCCAGGGGTATCGTGTACTCGTTGTGATGAAAAAGGAAGCTCGATTTGTGCAAATCGGCTTCTATCGGCGCAAATGGCAGCCACCACCACTCGATTGGCTAAATTCGTCAAGTCAGAATGGCCAGATC gTAGCTTAATCTTAAAAGAAGGATGGAGCGAACCGACATCTCGGTATCCGAACGGCAAATATGGTGACAGTTCATTGTATTATGAAGGTCGTGCAGCAAAAGTAGGCGTTAGTACACAAACTAATTCGTCTGATCAAAGCTTCATGATCGACGAAAGGTCAGATGTCGTTTACCGTTTACTTGAACTAACTTCATGTGCCGGGTTTACTTTCTACGAGATGACGTCAGACACAGATAAGAGCATTATCAGTACTTGTTTAAAGAAACCTGCGGCACGGAAGAGGAGAAAAAGGAGAGAGGCATCACGAGAGGAGCTGGACGACGCCGAAAAGCAACAGTTTCTCGATAAATTAACCAATCTAG TGTTAAAATCTACGCCGACACCTCCTTcacattttaatacaaattCTGCCTATCCTAAGGATGTCACTGCCATTGATATCCTTAGTCCTGTTGACGAGCCCTTCTCGGTGGATAATAACGCACAAATGAAAAG GATGATGCAATATCCTCCTCTTGACGTTACCTTTGAACCGGAGGGTCCGGCAGACTCGTCATGTGGTACAACCACGAGACGATGTAAGGATTGTGCGACGTACGACGAAGTCGAAGACCCGTGGGACTGGTGCCTTACACGGACTATGACCCCTAGGATGGCCCTTCGACTTCGACGCCTTTCCATTCTCAGTAAAATTCAGC TGGCTGTTATAGTACCACATGAACGAGATGATGCCgatgttgttatatacaggaaCGTCGGCAG agCTTTGCGATTGAAATCGACAATTCCAACTGTCTCACAAACATATCTCGCTAACTTAGCGATTTCAGCGGGATTTGactatatctgtctgtctgggACCTCTGGTGTTGACGTATTTGTACGGGATCAGGCTGGGTATATGGCCACTCTAGAAGTCTATCCTCGTGTCAGTATGTTACATGTCAATCCAGCTACACCTGAACTAAACGATTATACACCCATATATGTAAAGGCTGTATCTGCTGAGACCATTCCAGGCATAATTGATGGGATCAACGAAAAGCTACACTTGTCTGACAATTACATGGTCTCAGATTTCAAACCTCTCGGAAAACGTTACTTCCGGATGGACGTACGGTTATTAGAATGCATTGAAGAGGTCACTAGTGATTTAAATGGCAAACTTCACATTTTAGCGAGCTATAAAACGTACTCTATGAATGACGAAAACATTGAGGAACGACACGAAGAGGAGAAGATATTTTACACTCGAGGCCAAGCCTTACAAATATCGGGATATGAAGTCAATGACGTTACATACTTTGACCTTGCGGCTATTGCGTCTTCGCTCATCAAGAGGTGCGTCCCTGCTCTCAGTCTTAAGCAGATGGCACTCGGTATTGGCTGTCACGCTAAATTTGTGTATGTCGATGTGAGGGAGAAGAAAGCCGACGTGTCCGTCAATTTCTGGAATGTGGATAATGAGCAACTTTACAAAGTCGTCAAAGATTTGGTAGAAATTCATGAAAAGG GAGGAGTCCTTGTGCAAAGCAAAAATACCGGCACCAAGTGCGCcgaacatcctttggggaaggacGCATTCTACATCAAATATGGCGACAg TGACTGTAATCCGGCGGGTTATTATGCCAACTTCTGTGCTGACACTAAATCACTTAGAAAAGACCTGTCCTCGAGCCTTGCGTCACATCTCTGGTCTGGTGCTCAGGGACTTTCAAAACCGGAGctaaacagacaaacaaacgaTTGTTTAGTCAATAACTGTGGAGGGTGTATCGGCAAAG GGGATGTCTGGAACAGGAAGCTACGGGCGTGCCATGGACTTCTGAAAATGATCGTTGATGCCACCGCCTCCCCTTTTCCAAACATGAAGGACAATGCGGCATTCTTTAACACCGAAAACCACGACTCAAAGATCCATTCCCTGGCCTGCCACGACCACAGTGTCTGTGTTGAAAATCTTCCGCTCTTCTCTAACTTCA TTACGACGGTGAACGAGAAATACCGTCCGTTTGATGATAAAAATATAGAAGAGATGCTGTTTGGTCCGGGTGATAACCCTTCACCGGTACTCGATATGTTAGAACAGGAGATGGCGTAtcgggtcaaaggtcatatcCGGGTTTATATAGAAACCATAGATGATTTGTCTGCTTTGGAACAGGTTTTGAAG ATTCTAATGGTGTACAACAAGAATGTTACAGACGTCTCCATTGAGATTACAGATGAGACTTTGCGAGATTTCACAAGTAGTAGAGTCCAAAAGAAACTTGACAAATGGAGTAGTTCTGTGTGCCCGTATCTCAGTCGACAAGTCATCGCTCCTTACACCATCTCTCTAATACCGGAAGTTCGAACGCGCCGCAGTATAGAACTCAGTAAGAACCGGAACAAAAGGAAAGCACAGATGAGGAACTGGGAACTGGAATGGGCATCTAATATAAGTCTGTAA